Proteins co-encoded in one Marinobacter qingdaonensis genomic window:
- a CDS encoding GntR family transcriptional regulator codes for MDFQVPNTLAEQIANYLAERIMTGQIRPGERIQEATLATQLKVSRASVKEALFTLERWHLVEITPRKSACATRLDAEHASELYDVYMHLLMMLVSRLCERWQEPDRERMLTAVASVVTRVQQPETDITAIVEASFGVMETCCEVVNNPYLTEALSNFKPAVSRAYYLSADRYRRGLAQTSQFFTRLPEAVLARDAAAAQALIRDFAEHQKALIRQALTS; via the coding sequence ATGGATTTTCAGGTGCCCAATACCCTGGCGGAGCAGATTGCCAACTACCTGGCGGAGCGGATCATGACCGGTCAGATCCGTCCGGGGGAGCGCATTCAAGAAGCGACCCTGGCCACCCAGTTGAAGGTGAGCCGGGCCTCGGTGAAGGAGGCGCTGTTTACCCTGGAGCGCTGGCATCTGGTGGAGATCACCCCGCGCAAGAGCGCCTGCGCCACCCGGCTCGACGCCGAGCATGCCTCGGAACTGTACGACGTCTACATGCACCTGCTGATGATGCTGGTCAGCCGGCTGTGCGAGCGCTGGCAGGAGCCGGACCGGGAGCGCATGCTGACCGCCGTGGCCAGCGTGGTGACGCGGGTGCAGCAGCCCGAGACCGACATCACTGCCATTGTCGAGGCCAGTTTCGGGGTGATGGAAACCTGTTGCGAGGTGGTGAATAACCCCTACCTGACCGAGGCCCTGTCCAACTTCAAGCCGGCAGTCAGCCGCGCCTATTACCTGAGCGCGGACCGGTACCGCCGCGGCCTGGCCCAGACCAGCCAGTTTTTCACCCGGCTGCCCGAGGCGGTGCTGGCCCGCGATGCGGCCGCGGCACAGGCCCTGATCCGGGACTTTGCCGAACACCAGAAGGCCCTCATCCGGCAGGCGCTGACCTCCTGA
- a CDS encoding alkane 1-monooxygenase translates to MSTRQLMVSREATRRRILLTLKKYSYLIAMVPLALPPLLLAAGQATDLVNLFAWGVPVVVFGIIPVLDLLLGKDALNPDEEADVPQMNSEAFYRFITLGWVAGFAALLVWSMLQLASGMFSVAGGIGWIFSVGIVGGLGINVAHELIHKDGKLETRAGGFLLSLVCYAGFKVEHLRGHHVHVSTPEDASSSRYNQSLYNFLPQAYLRNFLNAWKLEAQRLERKGQKAFSWRNELIWWYSVSALALAGFTLAFGWLGAVFFLAQSFIAFTLLEIVNYLEHYGLHRRKLDNGRYERTTPEHSWNSNYFLTNVFLFHLQRHSDHHAYAKRRYQVLRHHEVAPQLPAGYATMIVLATIPPLWKRIMNPRVEAYYRGEEHQLAS, encoded by the coding sequence ATGAGTACCCGCCAACTTATGGTCAGCCGGGAGGCCACGCGCAGAAGGATTCTGCTGACCCTGAAAAAATACAGCTACCTGATCGCCATGGTGCCCCTGGCCCTGCCGCCGCTGCTGCTGGCCGCCGGTCAGGCCACGGACCTGGTGAATCTGTTCGCCTGGGGCGTGCCGGTGGTGGTGTTCGGAATCATTCCCGTGCTCGATCTGCTGCTGGGTAAAGACGCCCTGAATCCGGACGAAGAAGCCGACGTGCCCCAGATGAACAGCGAAGCCTTCTATCGCTTCATCACCCTGGGCTGGGTGGCCGGCTTCGCGGCTCTGCTGGTGTGGAGCATGCTGCAGCTGGCGTCGGGTATGTTTTCGGTCGCCGGTGGCATTGGCTGGATCTTCTCCGTCGGCATCGTCGGCGGCCTGGGCATCAACGTGGCCCACGAACTGATTCACAAGGACGGCAAACTGGAAACCCGCGCCGGGGGCTTCCTGCTGTCACTGGTGTGCTACGCCGGCTTCAAGGTCGAGCACCTGCGTGGTCACCACGTGCACGTGTCCACGCCTGAAGACGCGTCTTCGTCCCGCTACAACCAGTCCCTGTACAACTTCTTGCCCCAGGCCTACCTGCGTAACTTCCTGAACGCCTGGAAACTGGAAGCCCAGCGCCTGGAGCGTAAAGGCCAGAAGGCCTTCAGCTGGCGCAACGAATTGATCTGGTGGTACAGCGTCAGCGCGCTGGCCCTGGCCGGCTTCACCCTGGCGTTCGGCTGGCTGGGCGCGGTGTTCTTCCTGGCCCAGAGCTTCATCGCCTTCACCCTGCTGGAAATCGTCAACTACCTGGAGCACTACGGTCTGCACCGCCGCAAGCTGGACAACGGCCGCTACGAGCGCACCACACCGGAGCACAGCTGGAACAGCAACTACTTCCTGACCAACGTGTTCCTGTTCCACCTCCAGCGCCACAGCGACCACCACGCCTACGCCAAGCGCCGCTACCAGGTGCTTCGGCACCACGAGGTCGCGCCGCAGCTGCCGGCCGGTTACGCCACCATGATCGTTCTGGCGACCATCCCGCCACTGTGGAAGCGCATCATGAATCCCCGGGTTGAGGCTTATTACCGGGGGGAGGAGCATCAGCTGGCTTCCTGA
- the gloA gene encoding lactoylglutathione lyase, which produces MPKHFEQAAGLYEDPVPETEGFVFNQTMMRIKDPERSMDFYTRVMGMRLVRKLDFPEMKFSLYFLGYLDDRQANQVPSDDDYRTTFTFGREAMLELTHNWGTEDDKDFAYHNGNDQPQGFGHIGIAVPDVYAACERFEHLGVEFVKKPDDGKMKGLAFIKDPDGYWIEILQPNMMQQQAK; this is translated from the coding sequence ATGCCCAAGCATTTCGAACAGGCCGCCGGCCTCTACGAAGATCCGGTCCCGGAAACCGAAGGTTTCGTCTTCAACCAGACCATGATGCGGATCAAGGACCCAGAGCGCTCCATGGATTTCTACACCCGGGTGATGGGCATGCGTCTGGTGCGCAAGCTGGACTTCCCGGAGATGAAGTTTTCGCTCTACTTCCTGGGCTACCTGGACGACCGCCAGGCCAATCAGGTGCCATCCGACGACGATTACCGCACCACCTTTACCTTTGGCCGCGAGGCCATGCTCGAGCTGACCCACAACTGGGGCACCGAGGACGACAAGGACTTCGCCTACCACAACGGCAACGACCAGCCCCAGGGCTTTGGTCACATCGGCATTGCCGTGCCGGATGTCTACGCCGCCTGCGAGCGTTTTGAGCATCTCGGGGTCGAGTTTGTGAAGAAGCCGGACGACGGCAAGATGAAAGGCCTGGCCTTTATCAAGGATCCGGACGGCTACTGGATCGAGATCCTGCAGCCGAACATGATGCAGCAGCAGGCCAAGTAA